The following proteins are encoded in a genomic region of Chaetodon auriga isolate fChaAug3 chromosome 8, fChaAug3.hap1, whole genome shotgun sequence:
- the ankrd28b gene encoding serine/threonine-protein phosphatase 6 regulatory ankyrin repeat subunit A — MVVLKIRDQPALLKAIFNVDPDEVRSLIFKKEDVNAQDNEKRTPLHAAAYLGDAEIIELLILSGARVNAKDNKWLTPLHRAVASCSEEAVQVLLKHSADVNARDKNWQTPLHIAAANKAVRCAEALVPLLSNVNVSDRAGRTALHHAAFSGHLEMVRLLLSRGANINAFDKRDRRAIHWAAYMGHIEVVKLLASHGAEVACKDKKSYTPLHAAASSGMISVVKYLLDLGVDINEPNAYGNTPLHVACYNGQDVVVNELIECGANVNQVNEKGFAPLHFTAASRHGALCLELLVCNGADVNIKSKDGKTPLHMTAIHGRFSRSQAIIANGAEIDCEDKNGNTPLHIAARYGHELLINTLITNRADTAKRGVHGMFPLHLAALSGFSDCCRKLLSSGFDIDTPDDFGRTCLHAAAAGGNLECLNLLLNTGADFNRKDSFGRTPLHYAAANCNYQCLFALVGSGASVNDLDERGCTPLHYAAASDTDGKCLEYLLRNDANPEIRDNQGYNAVHYASAYGHRLCLELIASETPLDVLMETSGTDILNDSDVRAPISPLHLAAYHGHHHAMEVLVQSLLDLDVRNSQGRTPLDLAAFKGHVECVDVLINQGASILVKDFTLKRTPIHAAATNGHSECLRLLIGNADLQSAVDIQDGNGQTPLMLSVLSGHTDCVYSLLNKGASVEAKDKWGRTALHRGSVTGHEECVEALLQHSANFLVRDCKGRTPVHLAAACGHVGVLGGLLHAAQSVETLPVLTDNQGYTPLHWACYNGHDTCVEVLLEQEVFHKAEGNSFSPLHCAVIHDNEGAAEMLIDTLGPAIVNAKDSKNRTPLHAAAFTDHVECLQLLLSHNAQVNSVDAAGKTPLMMAAENGQTNAVELLVSSAKADLTLQDAVKNTALHLACSKGHETSALLILEKITDRNLINATNAALQTPLHVAARNGLTVVVQELLAKGASVLAVDENGYTPALACAPNKDVADCLALILATMMPVSPCAPAPTLPFSAINHYTTSPSKSVTFDSLPVLRGEHSSYCSFNNISHHDGFYKDEELNDSDSETY; from the exons ATGGTGGTTCTCAAAATACGAGACCAG CCTGCTTTGCTGAAAGCTATTTTCAATGTGGACCCAGACGAAGTACGCTCGCTCATATTCAAAAAAGAGGATGTGAATGCACAG GACAATGAGAAGCGAACCCCATTGCATGCTGCTGCCTATCTCGGAGATGCAGAAATTATAGAGCTGCTGATTctttcag GTGCCAGAGTAAATGCCAAAGATAACAAGTGGCTCACTCCTCTGCACCGGGCTGTGGCCTCCTGCAGTGAG GAGGCTGTCCAGGTGTTGCTGAAACACTCTGCGGACGTAAACGCCCGAGACAAGAACTGGCAGACGCCGCTTCACATCGCGGCAGCAAATAAGGCTGTACGCTGCGCCGAAGCCCTCGTCCCGCTGCTCAGCAATGTGAATGTGTCAGACAGAGCAGGCCGGACTGCGCTGCACCACGCAGCCTTCAGCGGTCACCTGGAG aTGGTGAGGCTCTTGCTCTCCAGAGGAGCAAACATCAATGCCTTTGACAAGAGGGACCGCCGTGCAATCCACTGGGCAGCTTACATGG GGCATATAGAAGTGGTGAAACTGCTGGCATCCCATGGTGCCGAGGTGGCCTGCAAAGATAAGAAATCTTACACCCCCCTACATGCGGCAGCCTCCAGTGGAATGATCAGCGTTGTCAAATACCTCCTGGACTTGGGGGTGGAT ATCAATGAGCCCAACGCATATGGCAACACGCCTCTGCACGTGGCCTGCTACAACGGGCAGGACGTGGTGGTGAACGAGCTCATTGAGTGCGGAGCTAACGTCAACCAGGTAAACGAGAAGGGATTCGCACCCCTCCATTTTACTGCCGCTTCACGCCACGGCGCCCTCTGTCTGGAGCTACTAGTGTGCAACGGGGCTGATGTCAACATCAAG AGTAAAGACGGTAAGACTCCCCTCCACATGACAGCCATCCACGGGAGGTTTTCCAGGTCTCAAGCAATCATTGCGAATG gTGCTGAGATTGACTGTGAAGATAAGAACGGAAATACACCACTGCACATTGCAGCTCGATACGGACACGAACTCCTCATCAACACCCTCATCACCAACAGAGCTGACACGGCGAA GCGCGGGGTTCATGGTATGTTCCCACTGCATTTGGCTGCTCTCAGTGGATTTTCCGACTGCTGCCGAAAGCTCCTGTCTTCAG GATTTGATATTGATACTCCTGATGACTTTGGAAGGACCTGTttacatgctgcagctgctggagg AAACCTGGAATGTCTCAATCTTCTGCTCAACACGGGGGCAGACTTTAATAGAAAGGACAGCTTCGGCAG GACCCCTCTGCACTATGCTGCTGCCAACTGTAACTACCAGTGCCTGTTTGCTCTGGTGGGCTCAGGGGCCAGCGTCAACGACCTAGATGAGCGGGGCTGCACCCCTCTCCACTACGCGGCTGCCTCTGACACAGATGGAAA gtGCCTGGAATATTTGCTGCGAAACGACGCAAATCCAGAAATCCGGGACAATCAGGGCTACAATGCTGTGCACTACGCTTCGGCGTACGGACATCGCCTCTGTCTGGAGCTG ATTGCAAGTGAAACGCCTCTAGATGTG CTAATGGAAACCTCAGGGACAGACATCCTGAATGACTCTGATGTCAGAGCCCCCATCAGCCCCCTGCATCTTGCT GCATACCACGGTCACCACCATGCTATGGAAGTTCTGGTGCAGTCTCTGCTGGATCTGGATGTGAGAAACAGCCAAGGGCGAACACCCCTGGATCTGGCTGCCTTTAAGGGTCATGTAGAGTGTGTGGACGTCCTCATCAACCAGGGAGCTTCCATCTTGGTCAAAGACTTCACCTTGAAGCGAACCCCCATCCATGCAGCAG CTACCAATGGTCATTCAGAATGTTTGCGTTTACTGATTGGAAATGCTGATCTTCAAAGTGCAGTAGACATTCAAGATGGGAATGGACA AACCCCCCTGATGCTGTCGGTCCTGAGTGGACACACAGATTGTGTGTATTCACTGCTAAATAAGGGAGCCAGTGTAGAAGCCAAAGATAAGTGGGGCAGGACGGCCCTACACAGAGGA TCAGTGACCGGCCATGAGGAGTGTGTGGAGGCCTTGCTTCAGCACAGCGCCAACTTCCTGGTGCGAGACTGTAAAGGGCGAACACCGGTCCACCTGGCAGCAGCGTGTGGACACGTTGGGGTACTGGGAGGCCTGCTGCATGCTGCCCAATCAGTGGAAACACTACCTGTCTTAACAGACAACCAAGGCTACACCCCACTGCACTGGGCCTGCTACAATG gtCACGATACGTGTGTGGAGGTTTTGCTGGAACAAGAGGTTTTTCACAAGGCCGAAGGCAATTCTTTCAGCCCCCTCCACTGTGCTGT GATCCATGACAACGAAGGTGCAGCCGAGATGCTGATCGACACTCTGGGCCCTGCCATTGTCAATGCCAAAGACAGTAAAAACAG GACCCCACTACATGCAGCAGCCTTTACTGACCATGTAGAGTGTCTCCAGCTGTTGCTGAGCCACAACGCTCAGGTCAACAGCGTTGATGCCGCAGGGAAGACCCCACTCATGATGGCAGCTGAGAATGGCCAGACCAACGCTGTTG AGCTGCTGGTGAGCAGTGCAAAAGCAGATCTGACTCTGCAGGACGCTGTGAAGAACACTGCACTTCATCTCGCCTGCAGTAAG GGACATGAAACCAGTGCCTTGTTGATATTGGAGAAGATTACAGACAGAAACCTCATAAATGCCACTAACGCCGCCTTACAGAC GCCTCTACACGTGGCTGCAAGAAATGGCTTAACTGTGGTGGTGCAAGAGCTGCTTGCAAAGGGAGCCAGTGTACTTGCAGTTGATGAAAATG GTTACACACCCGCCTTGGCTTGTGCCCCCAACAAAGATGTGGCAGACTGCCTAGCCCTCATCCTGGCCACCATGATGCCTGTGTCCCCCTGCGCCCCGGCACCCACCCTCCCTTTTAGTGCCATTAACCACTACACCACCAGCCCCTCTAAGAGCGTCACCTTCGACAGCTTGCCCGTGCTACGCGGCGAGCACAGCTCCTACTGCAGCTTCAACAACATCAGCCATCACGACGGCTTCTACAAGGACGAGGAGCTCAATGACTCGGATTCAGAGACATACTGA
- the hacl1 gene encoding 2-hydroxyacyl-CoA lyase 1: protein MDEVTGAQLIAESLKTQKVEYMFGIVGVPIIEVAMAAQAAGIRYVGMRNEQAACYAASAVGYLTGRPGACLVVSGPGLVHALGGMANANMNCWPVVVIGGSSDQNQETAGAFQEFPQVEACRLYSKFSARPSSLEAIPSVVEKAVRTSMYGRPGACYVDIAGDMVNAKVDRSKVRVVSCCPTPPVSLADHGAVTEAISVLKAAKRPLVVIGKGAAYGRAEAALRQFVETSGLPFLPTPMGKGVLPDDHPKCVSAARSRALLQADVVLLLGARLNWILHFGLPPRFDPTVKIIQVDLCAEEIGNNVRPAVALLGDINAIVTQLLECVRKDGWKYPSDTEWWSTLKDKIAANAKLSKTLALHSTVPMNYYTVFHHVSQLLPHDCIIVSEGANTMDIGRTMLNNYLPRHRLDAGTFGTMGVGLGFAIAAAAVERNENKGQRIVCVEGDSAFGFSGMEVETMCRYNLPVVIIVVNNNGIYSGVDPETWKEMAKMGDLTSVAPPVTLLPEARYDEVMTAFGGRGFLVRTVEELRSALQLSLSDWERPSLLNVLIDPSSDRKQQDFPWLTRSNL, encoded by the exons ATGGACGAAGTGACAGGAGCTCAGCTGATTGCAGAGTCGCTTAAGACTCAG AAAGTGGAGTACATGTTTGGGATAGTTGGTGTCCCTATCATTGAAGTGGCCATGGCTGCTCAGGCTGCAGGGATCAGATATGTGGGAATGCGCAACGAGCAAGCG GCATGCTATGCAGCATCCGCCGTTGGATACCTCACTGGGAG ACCAGGTGCCTGCCTGGTGGTGTCCGGACCTGGACTCGTTCATGCTCTGGGTGGAATGGCCAACGCTAACATGAACTGCTG GCCGGTGGTTGTTATCGGTGGCTCTTCGGATCAAAACCAGGAAACAGCAGGAGCCTTTCAGGAGTTTCCTCAG GTGGAGGCGTGTCGCCTTTACAGTAAGTTCTCGGCTCGACCCAGCAGTCTGGAAGCCATACCGTCAGTGGTGGAGAAG GCAGTTCGCACAAGCATGTATGGACGTCCAGGTGCTTGTTATGTGGACATTGCAGGGGACATGGTCAATGCTAAAGTGGACAGGAGCAAAGTCAG agTTGTGTCCTGCTGTCCAACTCCACCAGTGAGTCTGGCTGACCACGGTGCAGTCACTGAAGCCATCTCTGTCTTGAAAGCAGCTAAAAGACCCTTAGTCGTCATTGGCAAAG GAGCAGCCTATGGCCGAGCAGAAGCCGCTCTGAGGCAGTTTGTGGAAACGAGTGGTCTGCCGTTTCTGCCCACCCCAATGGGGAAAGGGGTCCTTCCTGATGATCACCCcaaatgtgtgtctgctgcccgGTCCAG AGCTCTTCTCCAGGCCGACGTTGTGCTTCTGCTTGGAGCCAGGCTGAACTGGATCCTGCACTTTGGTCTGCCACCTCGATTTGACCCCACTGTCAAGATCATCCAG gTTGACCTCTGTGCTGAGGAGATAGGGAATAATGTGAGGCCTGCTGTTGCTCTCCTAGGAGACATCAATGCTATTGTCACTCAG CTCCTGGAGTGTGTCCGTAAAGATGGCTGGAAATATCCCTCTGATACAGAGTGGTGGAGCACACTGAAGGACAAAATTGCTGCTAATGCAAAACTATCAAAG ACTCTCGCTCTTCACTCAACAGTGCCCATGAACTACTACACAGTGTTTCATCACGTGTCCCAGCTGCTGCCACATGACTGTATCATTGTCAGCGAGGGCGCAAACACTATGGACATAGGACGCACTATGTTGAACAACTACCTACCTCGACACAG GTTGGATGCTGGCACATTTGGAACAATGGGAGTCGGCCTTGGTTTCGCTatagcagcagctgctgtggagaggaacgAGAACAAAGGCCAAAGGATCGTGTGTGTGGAAGGAGATAGTGCCTTTGGATTTTCTGGCATGGAGGTTGAAACCATGTGCAG GTATAATCTGCCTGTGGTCATCATTGTGGTCAACAACAATGGTATTTACAGCGGAGTGGATCCTGAGACGTGGAAAGAAATGGCAAAAATGGGAGATCTGACCTCTGT AGCCCCTCCCGTGACCCTCTTACCTGAGGCACGCTATGACGAGGTCATGACGGCGTTTGGAGGTCGAGGGTTTCTGGTGAGGACGGTGGAGGAGCTGCGCAGTGCTTTACAGCTCAGCTTGAGCGACTGGGAGAGACCGAGTCTCCTGAATGTGCTTATCGACCCCtcctctgacagaaaacagcag